From a single Sediminibacterium sp. KACHI17 genomic region:
- the aroB gene encoding 3-dehydroquinate synthase, whose product MKKKTVSFPDKKVNYYFDASFDHLQKIVDKEKVVLITDEHVFAGHKKKFKGWNTIVLKPGEAYKVQQTVDMIIDQLVEMGADRKTVLVGVGGGVVTDITGYVAGIFMRGIDVGFVPTSLLAMVDAAIGGKNGIDVGVYKNMVGLIRQPSFLLYDYSFLKTLPLTEWQNGFAEIIKHACIKDAFMFKELQKYKLSDYKKDHQLLVKLIERNALLKTKVVLSDEREQGERKLLNFGHTLGHAIENMYELSHGQAISIGMTYAAVISQQLKGFKDTVAVTTLLTRYGLPTFAAFDAKKAFQVLQKDKKKDAVSIHYILLEKTGKAVVQPLLFVQLKEIFKQF is encoded by the coding sequence ATGAAGAAGAAAACAGTATCATTTCCGGATAAAAAAGTGAACTATTACTTTGATGCATCATTCGATCATTTACAAAAGATCGTTGATAAAGAAAAAGTAGTACTCATTACTGATGAGCATGTTTTTGCAGGTCATAAAAAGAAATTCAAAGGATGGAATACCATCGTGTTGAAACCCGGCGAAGCTTATAAAGTGCAGCAGACAGTGGATATGATCATTGATCAGCTGGTAGAGATGGGAGCAGATCGGAAAACAGTATTGGTAGGTGTTGGTGGAGGTGTGGTTACAGATATCACAGGTTATGTAGCAGGTATTTTCATGCGTGGTATTGATGTAGGTTTTGTTCCTACCAGTTTATTGGCCATGGTAGATGCCGCAATCGGTGGTAAAAATGGAATTGATGTTGGTGTTTATAAAAATATGGTAGGATTGATTCGTCAGCCTTCATTCCTTTTGTATGACTACAGTTTTTTAAAAACACTTCCATTAACCGAATGGCAGAATGGATTTGCTGAGATCATTAAACATGCTTGTATCAAAGATGCGTTCATGTTTAAAGAATTACAAAAGTATAAGCTCAGTGACTATAAAAAAGATCATCAGCTATTGGTGAAACTGATCGAGCGAAATGCTTTGCTTAAAACAAAAGTTGTGTTGTCAGATGAACGTGAGCAAGGAGAAAGAAAGCTGTTAAACTTTGGGCATACACTCGGACATGCCATCGAAAATATGTATGAACTGAGTCATGGACAAGCTATCAGTATTGGGATGACCTATGCGGCTGTTATTTCTCAGCAACTAAAAGGTTTTAAAGACACGGTAGCTGTTACAACATTGCTGACCCGTTATGGCTTACCAACTTTTGCAGCCTTTGATGCCAAAAAAGCTTTTCAGGTATTACAAAAAGATAAAAAGAAGGATGCGGTCAGTATTCATTATATCCTTCTCGAAAAAACAGGTAAGGCTGTTGTTCAACCCTTATTGTTTGTACAACTTAAAGAAATTTTCAAACAGTTTTAA
- the aroA gene encoding 3-phosphoshikimate 1-carboxyvinyltransferase has protein sequence MSTQVKINPSTIQGTVRAAAGKSSMQRACAAALLRKGETLIINPGKSNDDLAAIDVIQKLGASIRYTDHGDLHVSSNGLSPIEQEINCGESGLGIRMFTPIAALSEKPLTIHGSGSLVNRPMHFFDEILPALNVQVKSNQGKVPLQLQGPLRPANIEVDGSLSSQFLTGLLMAYAAAGADGVTIQVKDLKSKPYIDLTLSVMAAFGWKVTHDNHEFFHFHGKVAPKAGVLQYQVEGDWSGAAFLLVAGAIAGPIRVTGLDVFSTQADKAVLQALMDTGCRISITESYIDIAPLPLKAFHFNATDCPDLFPPLVALAACCEGTTVIEGVSRLSYKESDRGATLQEEFGKLGIEISLQDDLMVIKGGTGIRSAVVHSHHDHRIAMACAVAGLCADGEVVIQDANAINKSYPDFYEHLKHLGADIINL, from the coding sequence ATGTCTACTCAGGTAAAAATAAATCCATCAACCATTCAGGGAACTGTTCGGGCGGCTGCCGGTAAGAGTAGTATGCAGAGAGCTTGTGCAGCAGCCTTATTGCGTAAAGGTGAAACATTGATCATCAATCCCGGAAAAAGCAATGATGACCTTGCAGCCATTGATGTTATACAAAAGCTAGGGGCCTCTATTCGATATACGGATCATGGGGATCTTCATGTTTCTTCCAATGGCTTATCTCCCATAGAACAAGAGATCAATTGCGGTGAAAGCGGTTTGGGGATCAGAATGTTTACGCCCATCGCTGCACTCAGTGAAAAACCGCTTACCATACATGGCAGTGGAAGCCTGGTAAATCGACCCATGCATTTTTTTGATGAGATCCTACCAGCATTGAATGTACAGGTTAAATCCAATCAGGGTAAAGTACCTCTTCAGTTGCAAGGGCCATTGCGTCCGGCCAATATTGAAGTGGACGGATCATTAAGTTCTCAGTTCCTGACTGGATTATTGATGGCGTATGCAGCCGCGGGTGCGGATGGTGTTACCATCCAAGTGAAGGACTTAAAAAGCAAACCATATATCGACCTCACTTTATCAGTGATGGCTGCTTTCGGATGGAAAGTCACACATGATAATCATGAATTTTTTCATTTTCATGGGAAAGTAGCACCCAAAGCTGGGGTATTGCAATACCAAGTAGAGGGCGATTGGAGTGGGGCCGCTTTTCTGTTGGTTGCTGGCGCCATTGCCGGACCAATTCGTGTAACCGGGTTGGATGTGTTTTCTACCCAGGCCGATAAAGCAGTTTTGCAAGCTTTGATGGATACCGGATGCCGTATATCCATTACTGAATCATATATAGATATTGCGCCATTGCCTTTGAAAGCATTTCATTTCAATGCTACGGATTGTCCGGACCTTTTTCCACCACTGGTAGCGCTAGCGGCTTGTTGTGAAGGAACGACTGTGATTGAAGGGGTAAGTCGTCTTTCATATAAAGAAAGTGACAGAGGTGCTACCTTACAGGAAGAGTTTGGTAAATTGGGAATTGAAATCAGTTTACAGGATGATCTCATGGTAATCAAAGGAGGAACTGGCATCCGCAGTGCGGTAGTTCATTCACATCATGATCATCGTATTGCAATGGCTTGTGCGGTGGCAGGCTTATGTGCTGATGGTGAAGTAGTGATACAGGATGCTAACGCGATCAATAAATCCTATCCTGATTTTTATGAACACCTTAAGCATTTAGGTGCTGATATTATCAATCTATAA
- a CDS encoding chorismate synthase, translating to MNSIGRIFRIHIIGESHGECVGVIIDGCPAGLSIDIADFEKDLERRKGGTQKGTTPRKEDDIPLIKTGVFNGRTTGAPITILFENNNTRSGDYEKQRAIPRPGHADFTAAVKYGGYEDYRGGGHFSGRLTVGLVAAGVIAKKLLQQAVPVATILEIGGEVDLEKGLQKAIDQKDSIGGIVECRVSGLPVGLGEHFFDSVESVLAHAIFSIPAIKGVEFGAGFSAARMFGSVHNDAIMDASGKTGTNHAGGVVGGITNGNELVFRVAVKPTSSTPKEQTTWNKEMDALDTLSVKGRHDLCIALRVPVVLEAVTAVVLADLMLLDQKINKIL from the coding sequence GTGAACTCGATCGGACGAATATTCAGAATACATATCATTGGAGAATCGCATGGCGAGTGCGTAGGTGTGATCATTGATGGTTGTCCGGCTGGATTATCCATCGACATCGCAGATTTTGAAAAAGATCTGGAGCGAAGGAAAGGCGGTACTCAAAAAGGAACCACACCCAGAAAAGAAGATGATATTCCTTTGATCAAAACAGGGGTTTTCAATGGAAGAACAACCGGAGCACCGATCACTATCTTATTCGAGAATAACAATACCCGTAGCGGCGATTACGAGAAGCAGAGAGCGATTCCTCGTCCGGGACATGCAGATTTTACTGCTGCTGTAAAATATGGGGGATATGAAGACTATCGAGGTGGGGGACATTTCAGTGGCAGGTTAACGGTTGGATTGGTTGCAGCTGGGGTGATCGCAAAGAAATTACTTCAACAGGCTGTACCGGTAGCCACTATTTTGGAGATTGGTGGTGAGGTTGATCTGGAAAAAGGTTTGCAGAAAGCCATTGATCAAAAAGATAGTATTGGCGGAATTGTAGAATGCAGGGTCAGTGGGTTGCCGGTAGGATTGGGGGAGCATTTTTTTGATTCAGTAGAATCGGTCCTTGCACATGCAATCTTTTCGATACCGGCCATCAAAGGGGTCGAGTTTGGTGCAGGCTTTTCAGCTGCTAGAATGTTCGGGTCAGTCCATAATGATGCAATAATGGACGCAAGCGGAAAAACAGGAACCAATCATGCCGGCGGCGTGGTGGGAGGTATCACCAATGGAAATGAACTGGTTTTTAGAGTAGCTGTCAAACCTACCTCCTCAACTCCCAAAGAACAAACTACCTGGAATAAAGAAATGGATGCACTAGATACCCTTTCGGTCAAGGGTAGACATGACCTGTGCATTGCATTACGAGTACCGGTTGTACTGGAAGCGGTAACGGCTGTCGTGTTGGCGGACTTAATGTTATTAGACCAAAAAATCAATAAAATTTTATAA
- a CDS encoding DUF952 domain-containing protein, which produces MNNQSQLIYHITTAESWEKAKSMGFYEADSLAVEGFIHCSTEDQVAGVLERYYQGQTGLVKLTIDRQKVDRPVIFELAGSINEVFPHIHGVLNLDAVIDVNPVHG; this is translated from the coding sequence GTGAATAATCAATCACAACTTATTTATCATATTACAACGGCTGAAAGCTGGGAAAAGGCAAAGTCTATGGGTTTCTATGAAGCCGACAGTTTGGCTGTTGAGGGATTTATTCATTGTAGTACTGAAGACCAGGTGGCGGGTGTATTGGAACGTTATTACCAAGGGCAGACAGGTCTTGTGAAATTGACCATTGATCGTCAAAAGGTGGATAGACCTGTAATTTTTGAACTAGCAGGGTCAATCAATGAGGTTTTTCCGCATATTCATGGTGTTTTGAATCTGGATGCAGTCATCGATGTAAATCCGGTACATGGATAA
- a CDS encoding thiamine-binding protein, with amino-acid sequence MDNHSYIISASLQLVPIVSGIKHPYVWIDDVIGIIQDSGIRYEVGPFSTSIEADYKSVMQLIDKINNFLAAQKCPEWVLQVQLQLRAEADMTSDEKTVQYRD; translated from the coding sequence ATGGATAATCATAGCTACATTATTAGTGCTTCATTACAGTTGGTGCCGATTGTGTCTGGTATAAAGCATCCTTATGTATGGATTGATGACGTAATCGGGATCATTCAAGATTCGGGTATAAGATACGAGGTTGGTCCATTTTCTACTTCAATTGAGGCTGATTATAAGTCAGTTATGCAGCTTATTGATAAAATCAACAACTTCCTTGCTGCTCAAAAATGTCCGGAGTGGGTATTGCAGGTGCAATTGCAGTTGCGTGCCGAAGCTGATATGACCTCTGATGAAAAGACGGTTCAGTATCGAGACTGA
- a CDS encoding septal ring lytic transglycosylase RlpA family protein codes for MKIVLYLIGTLYFLLPVGKPLALTGGPKTDTIPVQDTIPSLKQGGDTVIFYKDTIPGASTDLLGDSLIPQGKLVKGTASYYSSKFEGRKTANGTVFKNAGMTGASNHFKLNTLVLVTNLRNNKSVIVLITDRMHNRMKKKGRVIDLTRNAAKQLDFIQRGLVKVSVQPIVPLTKN; via the coding sequence ATGAAAATAGTATTATACCTGATCGGTACTTTGTATTTTTTACTTCCAGTCGGAAAGCCCTTGGCGCTGACGGGTGGTCCTAAAACAGATACCATTCCTGTTCAAGATACCATTCCATCTTTGAAACAAGGGGGTGATACGGTGATATTCTATAAAGACACTATCCCGGGAGCTAGTACAGATCTGTTAGGAGATTCATTGATACCTCAAGGGAAGCTGGTCAAAGGAACGGCAAGCTACTATAGTTCCAAATTTGAAGGTAGAAAAACAGCTAATGGTACTGTGTTCAAGAATGCGGGTATGACCGGCGCGAGTAACCATTTCAAGCTAAATACCCTTGTTCTGGTTACGAATTTAAGAAATAACAAAAGCGTAATAGTGCTCATTACAGATCGCATGCACAACCGAATGAAGAAGAAAGGTCGTGTGATCGATTTGACACGAAATGCAGCAAAACAGCTGGATTTTATCCAAAGAGGGCTGGTAAAAGTTTCCGTGCAGCCAATTGTTCCATTAACTAAAAATTGA
- a CDS encoding OmpA family protein: MKKLLFSLIASCLVVVAFAQTTPVSYKKRPSLGVNFVLKDMYTSDAISRSSLSSVISNRQWTPFKRLDPGLSFQYFQGLTEYVDFQATLAGSFVRYPFYSRSGVAQPTSSKFLLELDAAANIKLLTDKYTVVPYLSFGIGASMYTGTYFAAYAPAGMGLQFNLGQETFLHTQFVHRSAISSLAVNNLAYSIGLSSPLTDKKEPVKVAPPPPPPPVEKDTDGDGILDSKDKCPTVAGVAKYDGCPVPDTDGDGINDDNDKCPTVKGLAKYDGCPIPDTDKDGINDEEDKCPTVAGVARYQGCPVPDTDKDGINDEEDKCPTVPGIRENNGCPAVKEEIVKKVAASAKNVFFVTGSAKLQTKSFKALDEVVAILKEDAALKLDIEGHTDNTGTDKVNIPLSQNRAKAVHDYLVSKGIDASRLSSEGYGSSKPVANNKTAAGRTLNRRVEMKLKYY; encoded by the coding sequence ATGAAGAAACTTCTTTTTTCCCTGATAGCCAGTTGTTTGGTAGTAGTTGCATTCGCCCAGACCACTCCGGTTAGCTATAAAAAAAGACCCTCGTTAGGAGTAAATTTCGTTTTGAAAGACATGTACACTTCTGATGCTATCAGTAGAAGTTCATTGTCGTCCGTTATTTCTAACAGACAATGGACTCCGTTTAAAAGATTGGATCCAGGATTGAGTTTTCAATATTTTCAAGGGTTAACTGAGTATGTTGATTTTCAAGCAACACTTGCTGGTTCTTTTGTTAGATATCCTTTCTACTCAAGATCAGGTGTAGCTCAACCAACAAGTAGCAAGTTTCTTTTAGAACTGGATGCTGCAGCAAATATCAAATTACTGACAGATAAGTATACTGTAGTTCCCTATTTAAGTTTTGGTATTGGTGCTTCTATGTACACTGGAACTTATTTCGCTGCATACGCACCAGCGGGTATGGGTTTACAATTTAACTTAGGTCAAGAAACTTTTCTCCATACACAATTCGTTCACAGATCTGCTATTTCAAGTTTAGCAGTAAATAATCTGGCTTACTCAATTGGACTTTCGTCTCCATTAACTGATAAGAAAGAGCCAGTTAAAGTAGCACCTCCACCACCACCTCCGCCAGTTGAAAAAGATACTGATGGTGATGGCATCCTTGACAGTAAGGATAAATGTCCAACTGTTGCAGGTGTTGCTAAATACGATGGTTGCCCTGTTCCTGATACAGATGGTGATGGCATCAATGATGACAATGATAAATGCCCTACTGTAAAAGGTCTGGCTAAATACGATGGTTGTCCAATTCCTGATACTGACAAAGACGGTATCAATGATGAAGAAGACAAGTGCCCAACAGTTGCAGGCGTAGCTCGTTACCAAGGTTGTCCTGTACCTGATACAGATAAAGACGGTATCAATGATGAAGAAGATAAATGTCCTACTGTACCTGGTATCAGAGAAAACAATGGTTGTCCTGCTGTTAAAGAGGAAATCGTTAAGAAAGTAGCAGCTAGTGCAAAGAATGTATTCTTCGTTACTGGTAGCGCGAAACTGCAAACCAAGTCATTCAAGGCTTTGGATGAAGTAGTAGCTATTCTGAAAGAAGATGCAGCCCTGAAATTAGATATCGAAGGTCATACTGATAATACAGGAACTGATAAAGTGAATATTCCATTGAGTCAAAATCGTGCAAAAGCAGTTCATGATTACTTAGTAAGTAAAGGTATCGATGCTTCTAGATTGAGCTCTGAAGGATACGGTTCATCTAAGCCTGTTGCTAATAATAAAACAGCTGCTGGTCGTACCTTGAACAGAAGAGTTGAAATGAAACTGAAATACTATTAA
- the murB gene encoding UDP-N-acetylmuramate dehydrogenase — translation MYHGTQFIPDRSLKAYNSFGLDVHARLFASFNSMDALLEMLEHYNELPYMPLLILGGGSNILFTRDVDGLVLKNDLKGFELIDEDKDYFYVKAMAGENWHQFVLYCIEKGYAGLENLSLIPGSVGASPMQNIGAYGVEIKDVFHSLEAWHINEKHKEIFYLKDCEFGYRESVFKEKYRNKFIITSVTYRLRKVPDFNTSYGAINEELEKMKVKELSIKDISDAVIRIRQSKLPDPSHLGNAGSFFKNPVISIGRFKTLEEKFPQIVGHPVNEHKVKIAAAWLIEQCGWKGFRKGDVGCHEKQPLVLVNYGNATGADIFKLSTDIMQSVFEKFGIHLEREVNIV, via the coding sequence ATGTATCACGGAACGCAGTTTATTCCAGATCGATCCCTCAAAGCTTACAATAGTTTTGGGTTGGATGTTCATGCACGTTTATTCGCATCGTTTAACAGCATGGATGCGCTTTTAGAAATGCTGGAACACTACAATGAGCTTCCGTATATGCCATTACTGATTTTGGGTGGAGGAAGTAACATTCTGTTCACCAGAGATGTAGATGGTTTGGTTTTGAAGAATGACCTGAAAGGATTTGAGCTCATTGATGAAGACAAAGACTATTTCTATGTAAAAGCGATGGCCGGTGAAAACTGGCATCAGTTTGTACTTTATTGTATTGAAAAAGGATATGCTGGCTTAGAGAATCTGAGTTTAATACCGGGTAGTGTCGGAGCCTCTCCTATGCAAAACATAGGAGCATATGGTGTTGAGATCAAAGATGTATTTCATTCTTTGGAAGCCTGGCATATCAATGAAAAACACAAAGAGATCTTTTATCTGAAAGATTGTGAATTCGGATACCGAGAAAGTGTGTTCAAAGAGAAATACCGAAACAAATTTATCATCACCAGTGTCACCTATCGATTGAGAAAAGTTCCTGATTTTAATACTTCTTATGGAGCAATTAATGAGGAATTGGAAAAAATGAAGGTAAAGGAACTGAGCATCAAAGATATTTCCGATGCGGTCATTCGTATCAGGCAATCAAAACTACCTGACCCTTCACATTTGGGAAATGCAGGAAGTTTCTTTAAAAATCCGGTCATTTCAATTGGAAGATTTAAAACCTTGGAAGAAAAATTCCCTCAAATAGTTGGGCACCCTGTAAATGAACATAAAGTAAAAATTGCTGCCGCCTGGTTGATCGAGCAATGCGGATGGAAAGGGTTTCGAAAAGGCGATGTAGGCTGTCATGAGAAACAACCACTGGTATTGGTCAATTATGGGAATGCAACCGGCGCTGATATTTTCAAACTCTCTACTGATATCATGCAATCGGTATTTGAAAAATTTGGCATCCATTTAGAACGCGAAGTGAATATTGTCTAA
- the priA gene encoding primosomal protein N' produces the protein MYAEIIIPLALPLNYTWSIPPTLQDKVQPGIRVEVMLGKSKKYAGIIKKLHHQKPEAFDPRDIINVLDHEPIVHPEQLRFWEWMANYYMCSEGEIMQAAIPANLKLSSESILIWNEERSIDFSDLSDNEYIVAEALELKKELRLSEVQELLDVTHVYPIIKKLIDKEVCYVWEELKEKYKEKKQTYISLHPNYKQEEKLADLLNSWTKAPKQMELLLAFLHLQRTEGEVLQNELLKKSNATSTQLKGLLEKGVLLAEKRSSDRIYYGTPELNIHFTLSTAQEKALSDIRFQFAQKPVCLLHGVTASGKTQIYTKLIEEQIREGKQVLYMLPEIALTAQIIRRLQEYFGGHIAIYHSKFNANERVEIWNKVKNGEIKVILGARSSLFLPFKDLSLIIADEEHDGSYKQQDPAPRYHARDAAVYYANLFNAKVLLGSATPSVESFFNCQQHKYGLVQLTERFGEAQLPEIELIDVKKFQQKGKIAFTEPLLDGIRQSLGQQKQVILFQNRRGYAPYQICNTCGWIPQCKNCDVTLTYHKFQNKLTCHYCGTHYPVIQTCAACGSHDFTQKNFGTEQIEELLNEHFPDARIARMDYDSVKGKHDHDALIKSFEQQKLDILVGTQMVVKGLDFDHVNLVGIIDADGILGFTDFRVNEKAYQLMEQVSGRAGRKDQLGKVLIQVSNTRHPVLAFVQQHHYEALYQYEIENRKQFGYPPYTRLIQLTFKHKEKHLAEEAAHVLMKGMAANFLKEMSGPAQPVVDRIRNQYLWEVLIKLPKDVQKIQQCKREIMQQIVIIQSNQRYKAVRIVINVDPL, from the coding sequence GTGTACGCCGAGATCATCATACCACTTGCTTTACCCCTGAATTATACATGGTCGATACCACCGACCCTGCAGGATAAGGTTCAGCCGGGTATTCGGGTGGAAGTGATGTTGGGGAAAAGTAAAAAATATGCAGGTATCATCAAGAAACTGCACCATCAAAAACCCGAAGCTTTTGATCCCAGAGATATCATCAATGTACTAGATCATGAACCCATCGTTCACCCCGAACAATTGCGCTTTTGGGAATGGATGGCTAACTATTATATGTGTAGTGAAGGAGAGATCATGCAAGCGGCCATTCCTGCTAACCTAAAACTATCCAGTGAGAGTATATTGATCTGGAATGAAGAACGAAGTATTGATTTTAGCGACTTATCAGACAATGAATATATTGTTGCAGAAGCGCTGGAACTGAAAAAAGAACTTCGACTGAGTGAAGTACAGGAATTACTGGATGTAACACATGTATATCCGATCATCAAAAAACTGATCGATAAAGAAGTGTGTTATGTGTGGGAGGAATTGAAAGAAAAGTATAAAGAAAAGAAACAGACCTACATTTCTTTACATCCCAATTATAAACAAGAAGAAAAACTGGCAGACCTGCTCAATAGCTGGACGAAAGCTCCTAAGCAAATGGAGTTATTATTGGCTTTTCTGCACTTGCAACGTACAGAGGGTGAAGTTTTACAAAACGAACTTTTAAAAAAATCAAACGCCACTTCAACTCAACTAAAAGGCTTATTGGAAAAGGGTGTCCTGCTTGCCGAAAAGAGAAGCAGCGACAGAATATATTATGGTACACCCGAGCTCAACATCCATTTTACATTATCCACGGCTCAGGAAAAAGCGCTCTCGGACATACGCTTTCAATTTGCGCAAAAACCTGTTTGTTTACTGCATGGTGTAACTGCCAGCGGGAAAACACAGATCTATACCAAACTGATTGAAGAACAGATCAGAGAAGGTAAACAGGTTTTATATATGCTGCCTGAGATCGCTTTGACAGCGCAGATCATTCGAAGATTACAGGAATACTTTGGCGGACATATCGCGATCTATCATTCAAAATTCAATGCCAATGAAAGAGTCGAGATCTGGAATAAAGTGAAGAATGGAGAGATCAAAGTGATTCTTGGTGCAAGGTCTTCACTTTTCCTTCCGTTTAAAGACTTGTCACTGATCATTGCTGATGAAGAGCATGATGGTTCTTACAAACAACAAGATCCCGCGCCTCGCTATCATGCAAGAGATGCAGCGGTATATTATGCCAATCTGTTCAATGCCAAAGTACTATTGGGAAGTGCCACCCCTTCAGTAGAAAGTTTTTTTAATTGTCAGCAACATAAATATGGTCTGGTACAACTAACGGAACGTTTTGGAGAAGCACAGTTACCTGAAATAGAATTGATCGATGTCAAGAAATTTCAACAAAAAGGGAAGATCGCCTTTACTGAGCCACTTCTGGATGGCATCCGCCAATCGCTTGGTCAACAGAAACAAGTCATTCTTTTTCAAAATCGCCGTGGCTATGCCCCCTATCAAATTTGTAATACCTGCGGATGGATCCCACAATGTAAAAACTGTGATGTAACGCTCACCTATCATAAGTTTCAGAATAAACTTACCTGTCATTACTGTGGCACACATTATCCAGTCATACAAACCTGTGCTGCATGTGGAAGTCATGATTTCACACAGAAAAATTTTGGAACAGAGCAGATCGAGGAATTATTGAATGAGCATTTTCCTGACGCCAGAATTGCCCGAATGGATTATGATAGTGTGAAAGGCAAACATGACCATGACGCCCTGATCAAATCATTTGAACAACAAAAGCTGGATATTTTAGTCGGCACACAGATGGTTGTGAAGGGACTGGATTTTGATCATGTAAATCTGGTAGGTATCATAGATGCAGATGGCATATTGGGTTTTACCGATTTCAGGGTCAATGAAAAAGCTTATCAGTTAATGGAACAAGTGAGTGGCAGGGCCGGCAGGAAGGATCAGTTGGGTAAAGTGTTGATACAAGTGAGTAATACAAGACATCCTGTATTAGCTTTTGTGCAACAACATCATTATGAGGCTTTATACCAATATGAAATAGAGAACCGAAAGCAATTTGGGTATCCCCCATACACCCGACTGATACAATTGACTTTTAAGCACAAGGAGAAACATCTTGCCGAAGAAGCAGCACATGTATTGATGAAGGGGATGGCCGCTAACTTTTTAAAAGAAATGAGTGGACCTGCTCAACCGGTGGTAGACAGAATCAGAAACCAATATCTTTGGGAAGTGTTGATTAAATTACCGAAAGATGTACAAAAGATACAACAGTGTAAAAGGGAGATCATGCAGCAGATCGTTATCATCCAATCCAATCAAAGATATAAAGCGGTAAGGATCGTCATCAATGTAGATCCATTATAG
- a CDS encoding lysophospholipid acyltransferase family protein, which translates to MLQFLYCVYAFILFVIIMLLVFPFVMLSLLFGKITGGNLIYQLCMIWAKIWYFLIGISHKEIYEFPHDPTKQYIFVANHISYMDIPPLVLIAHQPIRILGKYEMVKIPVFGWIYRAAVVLVDRKNAETRSKSVRALKSALRHGISIFIFPEGTFNVTPTPLKDFFDGAFRIAIETETPIKPVLLVDTLERLHYDSIFSLTPGKSRVVFLDEIPVKGLTMKDIPLLKEKVYGIMDAGLRRYRNYPTA; encoded by the coding sequence ATGCTACAGTTTTTGTACTGCGTGTATGCATTTATTCTTTTTGTCATCATTATGCTGCTCGTATTCCCATTTGTAATGCTTTCATTGTTATTCGGAAAGATTACAGGAGGCAATCTGATCTATCAACTGTGTATGATCTGGGCAAAGATCTGGTACTTTCTGATCGGTATTTCGCACAAAGAGATCTATGAGTTTCCACATGACCCTACGAAACAATACATTTTTGTAGCCAATCATATCTCTTATATGGATATCCCCCCATTGGTATTGATCGCACACCAGCCCATCAGGATATTGGGGAAGTATGAAATGGTTAAGATTCCGGTATTTGGTTGGATATACAGAGCTGCTGTTGTATTGGTAGACAGAAAAAATGCTGAAACCCGATCTAAAAGTGTTCGTGCCTTGAAATCTGCATTGAGACATGGTATTTCCATTTTTATTTTTCCGGAAGGCACATTCAATGTGACTCCAACACCCCTAAAAGATTTTTTTGATGGCGCTTTCCGTATCGCAATAGAAACAGAAACACCTATCAAACCTGTTTTATTAGTGGATACGTTAGAGCGACTACATTATGACAGTATTTTCTCCCTGACGCCGGGTAAAAGCAGGGTGGTCTTTTTGGATGAGATCCCTGTAAAAGGCTTAACCATGAAAGACATTCCTTTGCTCAAAGAAAAAGTATATGGTATTATGGATGCAGGTCTGCGCAGATATAGGAATTACCCAACTGCATAA